A genomic region of Halomonas aestuarii contains the following coding sequences:
- the pepN gene encoding aminopeptidase N — MSEPQPIYLSDYRPPAYRVTRTELTFDLDPGATRVKARLHVERHPEREAGEPLELDGEQLTLRSIAIDGQPLGEDEYAVSEAGLVVHRVPEVFLLDTEVEIAPDDNTALSGLYRSSGMYCTQCEAEGFRRITFYPDRPDVMATFSTTVVGDAATLPVLLSNGNPVERGELPGGRHFVTWEDPHPKPSYLFALVAGDLKKVEDHFTTMSGRDVTLQLWVEEENLDKTDHAMASLKRAMTWDEQTYGREYDLDLFMIVAVNDFNMGAMENKGLNIFNSAAVLTHPHTATDAAFQRVEGIVAHEYFHNWSGNRVTCRDWFQLSLKEGFTVFRDQCFSADTNSAPVKRIEDVSFFRTAQFAEDAGPTAHPVRPDHYIEIGNFYTLTIYEKGAEIVRMLCNLVGQDAFRRGSDLYFSRFDGQAVTIEDFVDCMAEASGEDLGQFLRWYSQAGTPEIDAHGEYDYANAEYRLILRQRTPATPGQAEKQALHIPVRLGLVGTKSGRDLPLTLDGEALGTDAVIHLREDEQEFLFTDVSEAPVPSLLRGFSAPVKLHFPYAREDLAFLQAHDSDGFNRWDAGQRLALLALDDLIAAHRNGVEKVMDPRVVEAFRVLLEAQTDDKAVLAQMLTLPSEAYIAEQQPLVDVDAIHAARTFVKQSLALALRDDFLRVLEENRSDAPYAPEPAQIAARSLKNVALSYLMSIEDEAGLEFAREQFAADHNMTDVRHALTLLVHSSRSDIADPALKAFGETWAHDPLVMDQWFSLQVTRPQADVLDRVKFLMAHPAFSLKNPNRVRALIGAFANQNPVNFHRADGEGYRLLADTVIELNRLNPEIAARLITPLTRWARFDEARQELMKAELERIRAEELSPNVYEVVEKALA, encoded by the coding sequence ATGTCAGAACCGCAGCCGATCTACCTGAGCGACTACCGTCCGCCCGCCTACCGCGTGACCCGGACCGAGCTGACGTTCGACCTCGACCCCGGCGCCACCCGGGTCAAGGCGCGCCTGCACGTCGAGCGCCATCCCGAGCGCGAGGCCGGTGAGCCGCTGGAGCTCGACGGCGAGCAGCTCACCCTCAGGTCCATCGCCATCGATGGCCAGCCGCTGGGCGAGGACGAGTACGCGGTCAGCGAGGCGGGACTGGTGGTGCACCGGGTGCCGGAGGTCTTCCTGCTCGACACCGAGGTGGAGATCGCGCCCGACGACAACACGGCCCTGTCCGGGCTCTACCGCTCGAGCGGCATGTACTGCACCCAGTGCGAGGCCGAGGGTTTCCGCCGCATCACCTTCTACCCGGATCGCCCGGATGTCATGGCAACCTTCTCCACCACCGTGGTCGGCGATGCCGCGACCCTGCCGGTGCTGCTCTCCAACGGCAACCCGGTCGAGCGCGGCGAGCTGCCCGGCGGGCGCCACTTCGTCACCTGGGAGGACCCGCATCCCAAGCCCAGCTACCTGTTCGCGCTGGTGGCGGGCGACCTGAAGAAGGTCGAGGACCACTTCACCACCATGAGCGGGCGCGACGTGACCCTGCAGCTGTGGGTCGAGGAGGAGAACCTCGACAAGACCGACCACGCCATGGCCTCGCTGAAGCGCGCCATGACCTGGGACGAGCAGACCTACGGCCGCGAGTACGACCTCGACCTCTTCATGATCGTGGCGGTCAATGACTTCAACATGGGGGCCATGGAGAACAAGGGCCTCAACATCTTCAACTCGGCGGCGGTGCTGACCCATCCCCACACCGCCACCGATGCGGCCTTCCAGCGCGTCGAGGGCATCGTCGCCCACGAGTACTTCCACAACTGGTCCGGCAACCGCGTGACTTGCCGCGACTGGTTCCAGCTCTCCCTCAAGGAGGGCTTCACGGTCTTCCGCGACCAGTGCTTCTCCGCCGACACCAACTCGGCGCCGGTCAAGCGCATCGAGGACGTCTCCTTCTTCCGCACCGCCCAGTTCGCCGAGGATGCCGGTCCCACCGCCCACCCGGTGCGCCCCGACCACTACATCGAGATCGGCAACTTCTACACCCTGACCATCTACGAGAAGGGCGCCGAGATCGTGCGCATGCTCTGCAACCTGGTGGGGCAGGACGCCTTCCGCCGGGGCAGCGACCTCTACTTCTCGCGCTTCGACGGCCAGGCGGTGACCATCGAGGACTTCGTCGACTGCATGGCCGAGGCCTCGGGCGAGGATCTCGGCCAGTTCCTGCGCTGGTACTCCCAGGCGGGGACCCCCGAGATCGACGCCCATGGCGAGTACGACTATGCCAACGCCGAGTACCGCCTGATCCTGCGCCAGCGCACCCCGGCCACGCCCGGCCAGGCCGAGAAGCAGGCCCTGCACATCCCGGTGCGCCTGGGCCTGGTGGGCACCAAGTCCGGCCGCGACCTGCCGCTGACCCTGGACGGCGAGGCGCTGGGCACCGACGCGGTGATCCACCTGCGCGAGGACGAGCAGGAGTTCCTCTTCACCGATGTCAGCGAGGCCCCGGTGCCCTCGCTGCTGCGCGGCTTCTCGGCGCCGGTCAAGCTGCACTTCCCCTATGCTCGCGAGGACCTGGCGTTCCTGCAGGCCCATGATTCCGACGGCTTCAATCGCTGGGATGCTGGCCAGCGCCTGGCCCTGCTTGCCCTGGACGACCTGATCGCCGCCCACCGCAACGGGGTCGAGAAGGTGATGGACCCCCGGGTGGTCGAGGCCTTCCGCGTCCTGCTGGAGGCCCAGACCGACGACAAGGCGGTACTGGCCCAGATGCTGACGCTGCCCTCGGAGGCCTACATCGCCGAGCAGCAGCCGCTGGTGGACGTGGATGCCATCCATGCCGCCCGCACCTTCGTCAAGCAGTCCCTCGCCCTGGCACTGCGTGACGACTTCCTGCGGGTGCTCGAGGAGAACCGCTCCGACGCGCCCTATGCCCCGGAGCCCGCGCAGATCGCCGCGCGCAGCCTCAAGAACGTGGCGCTCTCGTACCTGATGTCCATCGAGGACGAGGCGGGGCTCGAGTTCGCCCGGGAGCAGTTCGCCGCGGACCACAACATGACCGACGTGCGCCACGCCCTGACCCTGCTGGTGCACAGCTCACGCAGCGACATCGCCGACCCGGCGCTCAAGGCCTTCGGCGAGACATGGGCCCACGACCCGCTGGTCATGGACCAGTGGTTCAGCCTCCAGGTCACCCGTCCCCAGGCGGACGTGCTGGATCGGGTGAAGTTCCTGATGGCGCATCCGGCCTTCTCGCTGAAGAACCCCAACCGGGTGCGCGCGCTGATCGGCGCTTTCGCCAACCAGAACCCGGTCAACTTCCACCGGGCCGACGGCGAGGGCTACCGGCTGCTGGCCGATACGGTGATCGAGCTCAACCGGCTCAACCCGGAGATCGCCGCGCGACTGATCACGCCGCTGACCCGCTGGGCCCGCTTCGACGAGGCGCGACAGGAGCTGATGAAGGCCGAGCTCGAGCGCATCCGCGCCGAGGAGCTCTCGCCCAACGTCTACGAGGTGGTGGAGAAGGCGCTCGCCTGA
- a CDS encoding YbaN family protein produces MPTLHRLAFLGLAWISFGLGVIGAFLPLLPTTCFMLLAVWAASKGSPRFAAWIRDHRRFGPAIAAWEAERAIPRHAKRLAAVMLALSMVVLAVTVSLLWLKLALIAGLALVAAWVLSRPEPVAAR; encoded by the coding sequence ATGCCGACCCTCCATCGTCTCGCCTTTCTCGGCCTGGCCTGGATCAGCTTCGGGCTGGGGGTGATCGGTGCCTTCCTGCCCCTGCTGCCGACCACCTGCTTCATGCTGCTGGCGGTCTGGGCGGCCTCCAAGGGCTCCCCGCGCTTCGCCGCCTGGATCCGCGACCACCGCCGCTTCGGTCCCGCCATTGCGGCCTGGGAGGCCGAGCGCGCGATTCCCCGCCACGCCAAGCGGCTCGCCGCAGTGATGCTGGCCCTCTCCATGGTGGTGCTGGCGGTCACCGTCAGCCTGCTGTGGCTGAAGCTCGCGCTCATCGCGGGGCTCGCGCTGGTGGCCGCTTGGGTCCTGTCGCGCCCCGAGCCCGTCGCCGCGCGCTGA
- a CDS encoding YajQ family cyclic di-GMP-binding protein — protein sequence MPSFDIVSEFDKHEASNAVDQANREIQTRFDFKGVTASFELNGETVSLEAEVDFQLKQMLDVLRNRLISRGIDARCMDVQEPELSGVRARQEVTLKQGLDQKEAKDVVKRIKESKLKVQAQIQGEKVRVTGKKRDDLQAVMALLRGEGGPDLPLQFDNFRD from the coding sequence ATGCCCTCCTTCGATATCGTCTCCGAATTCGACAAGCACGAAGCCAGCAATGCCGTGGATCAGGCCAACCGCGAGATCCAGACCCGCTTCGACTTCAAGGGGGTCACCGCAAGCTTCGAGCTCAACGGCGAGACCGTCTCGCTCGAGGCCGAGGTCGACTTCCAGCTCAAGCAGATGCTCGACGTGCTGCGCAACCGGCTGATCAGCCGCGGGATCGACGCCCGCTGCATGGACGTCCAGGAGCCGGAGCTCTCCGGGGTCCGTGCCCGCCAGGAGGTGACCCTCAAGCAGGGACTCGACCAGAAGGAGGCCAAGGACGTCGTCAAGCGGATCAAGGAGAGCAAGCTCAAGGTCCAGGCCCAGATCCAGGGTGAGAAGGTCCGCGTCACCGGCAAGAAGCGCGATGACCTCCAGGCCGTCATGGCGCTGCTGCGGGGGGAGGGCGGCCCCGACCTGCCGCTGCAGTTCGACAACTTCCGCGACTGA
- a CDS encoding GNAT family N-acetyltransferase, with the protein MTVTLRQATGHDLDALYRLEQVAFTGDRFSRRQLWHLLNRANAFTLVAESGDAERLLGYGTLLFRRGSRRARLYSFCVHPEARGSGLGRRLMEALEAEALAREVEVLGLEVRVDNPVALGLYRRMGFLPERWLGDYYEDGCAGWQMAKPLAVPEGAASAREG; encoded by the coding sequence ATGACCGTCACCCTGCGCCAGGCCACCGGCCATGACCTGGACGCCCTCTATCGCCTGGAACAGGTTGCCTTCACCGGCGACCGGTTCAGTCGCCGCCAGCTCTGGCACCTGCTCAACCGTGCCAATGCCTTCACCCTTGTCGCGGAAAGCGGGGACGCGGAGCGCCTGCTCGGCTACGGCACCCTGCTGTTTCGTCGCGGCAGTCGGCGCGCCCGACTCTACTCCTTCTGCGTGCACCCCGAGGCTCGGGGCAGCGGCCTGGGCCGGCGCCTGATGGAGGCCCTGGAGGCCGAGGCGCTGGCCCGGGAAGTCGAGGTGCTGGGGCTCGAGGTGCGGGTCGACAACCCCGTGGCGCTGGGGCTCTACCGGCGCATGGGCTTCTTGCCGGAGCGCTGGCTGGGGGACTACTACGAGGACGGCTGTGCCGGCTGGCAGATGGCCAAGCCGCTGGCGGTGCCCGAGGGGGCCGCGTCCGCGCGCGAGGGCTGA
- a CDS encoding RimK family protein: protein MCPLRIVVDRLEDWRPYHPTEDLITADDFLAHDRQHGIADDQDRTTHVINLCSELDYLGTGYYVSLLAQARGQRVLPAVETLNALGRKALVDLQLDGLDALLGELDRQGSLSGDRLTLRVMFGECPSPAMARLARKLFERLPCPLLEARLVRRHDAWRLSRLRPLRLRELVPEEQDLFAMALNRHSRQVWRTPKARRRYRFDLAILVDPDETLPPSNRSALKAFIRAGRRLGIDVSLITRRDAGRLAEFDGLFIRETTSLDHHTYRMARRAEHEGLVVIDAPRDILRCTNKVFLHALLRARGVPAPAGVLLKRGDRRPLDERIAGLGFPLVLKIPDGAFSRGIVKVESLAQLEREADRLFATSALLLLQEWLPTEFDWRIGVLDGQVLFASRYYMARGHWQIYDHSGARVKSGGFTTHDPAEVPPSVIKAALKATRLIGDGFYGVDIKQAGDRVVVIEVNDNPNVDAGIEDAVLGRTLYERIMGVFLARMEAQVHARA from the coding sequence ATGTGTCCGCTGCGCATCGTCGTCGACCGCCTCGAAGACTGGCGACCCTACCACCCCACCGAGGACCTGATCACCGCCGACGACTTCCTCGCCCATGACCGGCAGCATGGCATCGCCGATGACCAGGACCGCACCACCCATGTGATCAACCTGTGCAGCGAACTCGACTACCTGGGGACCGGCTACTATGTCTCGCTGCTGGCCCAGGCACGCGGGCAGCGCGTGCTGCCCGCGGTGGAGACCCTCAATGCGCTCGGCCGCAAGGCGCTGGTCGACCTGCAGCTCGATGGCCTGGACGCGCTGCTCGGCGAACTGGACCGCCAGGGGTCGCTGTCCGGCGACCGCCTGACCCTGCGGGTGATGTTCGGCGAGTGCCCGTCGCCGGCCATGGCGCGACTGGCACGCAAGCTCTTCGAGCGACTGCCCTGCCCGCTGCTGGAGGCGCGGCTGGTGCGTCGCCACGATGCCTGGCGGCTGTCGCGCCTGAGGCCCCTGCGCCTGCGCGAACTCGTCCCCGAGGAGCAGGACCTGTTCGCCATGGCGCTCAATCGCCACTCGCGCCAGGTGTGGCGCACCCCCAAGGCGCGCCGTCGCTACCGCTTCGACCTGGCGATCCTCGTCGACCCCGACGAGACCCTGCCCCCCAGCAACCGCAGTGCCCTCAAGGCGTTCATCCGCGCCGGCCGCCGCCTGGGCATCGACGTCTCGCTGATCACCCGCCGCGACGCCGGTCGACTCGCCGAGTTCGACGGCCTGTTCATCCGCGAGACCACCTCGCTGGATCACCACACCTATCGCATGGCCCGGCGGGCGGAACACGAGGGGCTGGTGGTGATCGACGCCCCCCGGGACATCCTGCGCTGCACCAACAAGGTCTTCCTGCACGCCCTGCTGCGCGCCCGCGGCGTGCCCGCCCCCGCGGGTGTCCTGCTGAAGCGCGGCGATCGCCGTCCGCTGGACGAGCGGATCGCGGGCCTCGGCTTCCCGCTGGTGCTCAAGATCCCGGACGGGGCCTTCTCCCGGGGCATCGTCAAGGTGGAGTCCCTGGCGCAGCTCGAGCGCGAGGCCGACCGGCTCTTCGCCACCTCGGCCCTGCTGCTGCTCCAGGAGTGGCTGCCCACCGAGTTCGACTGGCGGATCGGCGTGCTCGACGGCCAGGTGCTGTTCGCCAGCCGCTACTACATGGCCCGGGGTCACTGGCAGATCTACGACCATTCCGGCGCCCGGGTGAAAAGCGGCGGCTTCACCACCCACGACCCCGCCGAGGTGCCGCCGTCGGTGATCAAGGCGGCGCTCAAGGCCACCCGGCTGATCGGCGATGGCTTCTACGGGGTGGATATCAAGCAGGCCGGCGACCGGGTTGTGGTGATCGAGGTCAACGACAACCCCAACGTGGACGCCGGCATCGAGGACGCCGTGCTGGGGCGCACCCTGTACGAGCGGATCATGGGAGTCTTCCTGGCGCGCATGGAGGCACAGGTGCATGCCCGGGCGTGA
- the cobO gene encoding cob(I)yrinic acid a,c-diamide adenosyltransferase produces MNDRDTRHQQAMQKLKTRVDEKVAEATEQRGLLLVFTGNGKGKTTAAWGTVTRALGYGYRVGVVQFIKGLWECGERERLVEDPHLEVAIMATGFTWDTQDREADTRACQEVWAEAERMMADPEVYLVVLDEITYMLKFGYLDIETVKQALENRPPEQTVIITGRNAHRELVAMADTVTEMTEVRHAFNSGLQARRGIDY; encoded by the coding sequence ATGAACGATCGCGATACCCGCCACCAGCAGGCGATGCAGAAACTCAAGACCCGCGTTGACGAGAAGGTCGCCGAGGCCACCGAGCAGCGCGGGCTGTTGCTGGTCTTCACCGGCAACGGCAAGGGCAAGACCACCGCCGCCTGGGGCACGGTGACCCGGGCCCTGGGCTACGGCTACCGGGTCGGAGTGGTGCAGTTCATCAAGGGGCTCTGGGAGTGCGGCGAGCGCGAGCGGCTGGTGGAGGACCCCCACCTCGAGGTCGCCATCATGGCCACCGGTTTCACCTGGGACACTCAGGACCGGGAGGCGGATACCCGCGCCTGTCAGGAGGTGTGGGCCGAGGCCGAACGGATGATGGCCGACCCCGAGGTCTACCTGGTCGTGCTCGACGAGATCACCTACATGCTCAAGTTCGGCTACCTGGACATCGAGACCGTGAAGCAGGCGCTGGAGAACCGCCCGCCAGAGCAGACGGTCATCATCACGGGGCGCAACGCCCACCGGGAGCTGGTCGCCATGGCGGATACCGTCACCGAGATGACCGAGGTCCGCCATGCCTTCAACAGCGGGCTGCAGGCCCGTCGCGGCATCGACTACTGA
- a CDS encoding UDP-glucose dehydrogenase family protein, which produces MRITIFGSGYVGLVTGACLADVGHDVMCVDVDEDKVARLNKGEVPIYEPGLESLIRQNRSAGRLHFTTDAEQAVSFGLLQFIAVGTPSDEDGSADLRHVLKVAETIAHHMDGYRIIVDKSTVPVGTASRVERTIAAELDRRGVSLDFDVCSNPEFLKEGAAIEDFSKGARIVVGTDSERVVSAMRECYAPYSRQKDKLMFMGVRSAELTKYAANAMLATKISFINEIANLSERLGADIEEVRHGIGSDPRIGYNFIYPGCGYGGSCFPKDVKALAHTAEQIGHPAELISAVEKVNARQKSRLFEMLCQAFDGQLAGKTIALWGLAFKPNTDDMREAPSRALMEALWEAGARVQAYDPEAADECRRIYGERDDLVLAGQRDAAVEGADALVICTEWKAFRTVDFAELHESLASPVLVDGRNLFQPEAVKAAGLAYYAIGRGDSVRPVLA; this is translated from the coding sequence ATGAGAATCACCATCTTCGGTTCCGGTTATGTGGGTCTGGTCACCGGCGCCTGTCTGGCCGATGTCGGGCACGACGTGATGTGCGTCGATGTGGACGAGGACAAGGTAGCCCGCCTCAACAAAGGCGAGGTGCCGATCTATGAGCCCGGGCTGGAGAGCCTGATCCGCCAGAACCGCTCGGCCGGGCGCCTGCACTTCACCACCGATGCCGAGCAGGCCGTGTCCTTCGGCCTGCTGCAGTTCATCGCCGTGGGCACGCCCTCCGACGAGGACGGCAGCGCCGACCTGCGCCATGTGCTCAAGGTCGCCGAGACCATCGCCCACCACATGGACGGCTACCGCATCATCGTCGACAAGTCGACGGTCCCGGTCGGCACCGCTAGCCGGGTGGAGCGAACCATCGCCGCCGAGCTCGACCGCCGCGGAGTCTCGCTGGACTTCGATGTCTGCTCCAATCCCGAATTCCTCAAGGAAGGGGCGGCCATCGAGGACTTCTCCAAGGGCGCGCGGATCGTGGTGGGTACCGACTCCGAGCGGGTCGTAAGCGCCATGCGCGAGTGCTATGCCCCCTATAGCCGCCAGAAGGACAAGCTGATGTTCATGGGCGTGCGCAGCGCCGAGCTGACCAAGTACGCTGCCAACGCCATGCTGGCCACCAAGATCAGCTTCATCAACGAGATCGCCAACCTCTCCGAGCGCCTCGGCGCCGACATCGAGGAGGTGCGCCATGGCATCGGCAGCGATCCGCGCATCGGCTACAACTTCATCTACCCGGGCTGCGGCTACGGCGGTTCCTGCTTCCCCAAGGACGTCAAGGCGTTGGCGCATACCGCCGAGCAGATCGGCCATCCCGCCGAGCTGATCAGCGCCGTCGAGAAGGTCAACGCCCGCCAGAAGAGCCGGCTGTTCGAGATGCTCTGCCAGGCCTTCGACGGCCAGCTCGCCGGCAAGACCATCGCGCTGTGGGGGCTGGCCTTCAAGCCCAACACCGACGACATGCGCGAGGCCCCCAGCCGGGCCCTGATGGAGGCCCTCTGGGAGGCCGGCGCCCGGGTCCAGGCCTACGACCCCGAGGCCGCCGACGAGTGTCGCCGGATCTACGGCGAACGCGACGACCTGGTGCTGGCCGGCCAGCGCGACGCGGCGGTGGAGGGCGCCGATGCCCTGGTGATCTGCACCGAGTGGAAGGCCTTTCGCACCGTGGATTTTGCCGAGCTTCACGAGTCGCTCGCCTCGCCGGTGCTGGTCGACGGCCGTAACCTCTTCCAGCCCGAGGCCGTGAAGGCCGCAGGCCTCGCCTACTACGCCATCGGTCGGGGTGACTCCGTACGTCCCGTGCTCGCCTGA
- a CDS encoding glycosyltransferase codes for MSNTPADRSVASKVTEVAIFILGIALLIVVIDGLPLDVFSPESKSFFFAVGAVGIWRYTWWLIQALRSVWYNHRIFPRLRAEADALGEQALPPELYVLCTSFRIEPEVSFQVYEALVREVADYGVPTTIFASVSDRSDVDVITHVMDENGWPGNIELRYMFQKGDGKRSAMAEVLRAISRRMPAPGALLVSMDGDIRLEPGTLSRSLSFFSVQEDLGALTTNNSAIVTGGDATKEWYDLRYAQRHLVMSSMSVSRRQLVLTGRYSAFRADLATQPEFIDLVENDHVDHWRFGTFKFLSGDDKSTWYWLLKNGWRMLYIPDVFVSGFEELPDRKRFFHSTTDLMRRWYGNMLRTSNRAIALGPRPMGLFTWWSLVDQRLSMWTTLIGPTVAILVTLFIRPSFIFAYALWILFTRGLVTLILAWQRGRFSPLWVPLIYYNQVWGALLKTYVSFRFNRQAWSRQGISAGEPNDPEAVKRQRRVGHVLHGFACGVLLYVLIISTGVLQPPDLTSLSILTDGSHAEEQGKVDDRWLSLALADAPEGGSVQLPAGEFRLDADQLVSNDGADRPRARHVLGAEDDATRLIVTPELARHLRDSRGRPIQGTAACPQPAGCTLELEQHSMRFQDLQIQVDTGQPVDAVASVTPQSKEKA; via the coding sequence ATGTCGAATACACCTGCCGATCGCTCCGTCGCCAGCAAGGTGACGGAGGTTGCGATCTTCATCCTCGGTATCGCCCTGCTGATCGTGGTGATCGACGGGCTGCCGCTGGACGTCTTCTCGCCCGAGTCGAAGAGTTTCTTCTTCGCCGTCGGGGCCGTGGGCATCTGGCGCTACACCTGGTGGCTGATCCAGGCATTGCGTTCGGTCTGGTACAACCATCGGATCTTCCCGCGCCTGCGGGCCGAGGCCGACGCCCTGGGGGAGCAGGCGCTCCCCCCGGAGCTCTATGTGCTCTGCACCTCGTTTCGCATCGAGCCCGAGGTCAGCTTCCAGGTCTACGAGGCCCTGGTACGCGAGGTCGCCGACTATGGCGTGCCGACCACCATCTTCGCCTCGGTCTCGGACCGCAGCGATGTGGACGTCATCACCCACGTCATGGACGAGAACGGCTGGCCGGGGAACATCGAGCTGCGCTACATGTTCCAGAAGGGCGACGGCAAGCGCTCGGCCATGGCCGAGGTGCTGCGGGCGATCTCCCGGCGCATGCCGGCGCCCGGCGCCCTGCTGGTCTCCATGGATGGCGACATCCGACTGGAACCCGGCACCCTGTCACGGTCGCTGTCGTTCTTCAGTGTCCAGGAGGACCTGGGCGCCCTGACCACCAACAACAGCGCGATCGTCACCGGGGGCGACGCCACCAAGGAGTGGTACGACCTCCGCTACGCCCAGCGCCACCTGGTGATGAGCTCGATGTCGGTCTCCCGGCGCCAGCTGGTACTGACCGGTCGCTATAGTGCCTTCCGGGCCGACCTGGCGACCCAGCCGGAATTCATCGACCTGGTGGAGAACGACCACGTCGACCACTGGCGCTTTGGCACCTTCAAGTTCCTCTCCGGTGACGACAAGTCGACCTGGTACTGGTTGCTGAAGAACGGCTGGCGGATGCTCTACATCCCGGACGTGTTCGTCTCGGGCTTCGAGGAACTGCCCGATCGCAAGCGCTTCTTCCATTCGACCACCGACCTGATGCGCCGCTGGTACGGCAACATGCTGCGCACCAGCAACCGGGCCATCGCCCTGGGGCCCCGCCCCATGGGCCTGTTCACCTGGTGGAGCCTGGTCGACCAGCGGCTCTCCATGTGGACCACGCTGATCGGCCCGACGGTGGCCATCCTGGTGACCCTGTTCATCCGCCCCTCGTTCATCTTCGCCTATGCCCTGTGGATCCTCTTCACCCGCGGCCTCGTGACGCTGATCCTGGCCTGGCAGCGCGGCCGGTTCAGTCCGCTGTGGGTGCCGCTGATCTACTACAACCAGGTGTGGGGCGCGCTGCTCAAGACCTACGTGAGCTTTCGCTTCAACCGCCAGGCCTGGTCACGCCAGGGCATCTCCGCGGGCGAACCGAACGACCCGGAAGCCGTGAAACGCCAGCGCCGCGTGGGCCATGTGCTGCACGGTTTTGCCTGCGGTGTTCTGCTCTACGTGCTGATCATCTCCACCGGGGTCCTGCAGCCCCCGGACCTGACCTCGCTGTCCATCCTGACCGACGGCAGCCACGCCGAAGAACAGGGAAAGGTAGACGACCGCTGGCTGTCGCTGGCCCTCGCCGACGCCCCGGAAGGGGGCAGCGTGCAGCTCCCGGCCGGCGAGTTCCGCCTCGACGCCGACCAGCTGGTCTCGAACGACGGGGCCGACCGGCCCCGCGCCCGCCACGTGCTGGGCGCCGAGGATGACGCCACTCGCCTGATCGTCACCCCCGAGCTGGCCCGTCACCTGCGCGACAGTCGCGGGCGCCCCATCCAAGGAACGGCGGCCTGTCCGCAGCCTGCCGGCTGCACCCTGGAACTGGAGCAGCACTCGATGCGCTTCCAGGACCTGCAGATCCAGGTGGACACCGGTCAGCCCGTCGACGCCGTGGCGTCGGTCACACCACAGAGCAAGGAGAAGGCATAA